Proteins co-encoded in one Chloroflexota bacterium genomic window:
- a CDS encoding glycosyltransferase family 39 protein, producing MPTAASVGLAAAASTWGRRMAPLVTPERAVLLLVVLGAGLRLWNLEGLGDFDFDEVAAIWYARAGLLDIVADLAAAPFEHPPLYYLALHVWIGWFGESEPIARAFSIPFGLLLIPATYRLARCYVAAWPAVVAAVVVTTSPLLVFFSREARMYAPAALFAVLSLWLFERAMRSGRRRDWLGMAVCVAAGSYIDFTVAIALAAMVLALPWHWRQRRRRVLVFVAVGAASLAVLLPWLILARGLHDSLPAFGTGDLTRGLLVEIGRMAWLDLLVGMEEVRSGRLSTAFALGAAALAVVGVAAVVIRRRGGLVIGFVASVVAFLALLLIFDKPYQPRYLLPAIPAIGVLVAAAFDAAPRIPLRSLAATGVALVVLVGPVVASRAYFTDYVRGDYRSITTTIESLARPGRPGIDQTKFRDAVVLAGPWQGWFWRHYFPDFLDKVDVWLLPDEVPPAVDFLEVERKLGQAARNHNRVWVVLAGLEQADPRNLTETWLTRHLWQARSEVYRNGVLQLYMTHVYDFVERVGQINVNDDFEMAEMWFTGHRKDQGPREAGDGMRFSIRLEMPAPVDYDLRIRVWVEGPTGAVYSKEFHAQNFAGQRTSAWSPGEIHEVRTGLWIPADAPPGTYQTFMGFVGPEGEGLPVLGEFALRSYVGQKGLWLGRTVFVPPSLDGQR from the coding sequence ATGCCTACGGCGGCTAGCGTCGGCCTGGCTGCCGCGGCCTCGACCTGGGGTCGGCGGATGGCGCCCCTGGTCACGCCCGAGCGAGCGGTGCTACTGCTCGTGGTGCTGGGGGCGGGCCTGCGCCTGTGGAACCTGGAGGGGTTGGGCGACTTCGACTTCGACGAGGTCGCCGCCATCTGGTACGCGCGTGCCGGCCTGCTCGATATCGTGGCCGATCTGGCCGCGGCGCCGTTTGAGCATCCCCCGCTCTACTACCTGGCGCTGCACGTGTGGATTGGGTGGTTCGGCGAATCCGAGCCGATCGCGCGGGCCTTTTCGATCCCGTTCGGACTGTTGCTGATCCCGGCGACGTACCGCCTGGCCCGCTGCTATGTCGCCGCTTGGCCGGCGGTGGTCGCCGCCGTGGTCGTCACCACGTCGCCGCTGCTGGTGTTCTTCAGCCGCGAGGCGCGAATGTATGCACCCGCGGCCCTCTTCGCCGTGCTCTCGCTCTGGCTATTCGAGCGAGCCATGCGCTCCGGACGGCGTCGCGATTGGCTGGGGATGGCCGTCTGCGTCGCGGCGGGCAGCTACATCGACTTCACCGTGGCGATCGCGCTTGCCGCCATGGTGCTGGCCTTGCCCTGGCATTGGCGGCAGCGTCGGCGCCGCGTGCTGGTCTTCGTCGCCGTGGGCGCCGCGAGCCTGGCCGTTCTGCTGCCCTGGCTGATCCTGGCGCGGGGGCTGCACGACAGCCTGCCGGCCTTTGGAACCGGCGATCTCACACGCGGCCTGCTGGTCGAGATTGGCCGAATGGCCTGGCTCGATCTACTGGTCGGCATGGAGGAGGTCCGCAGCGGACGGCTCTCGACCGCATTTGCCCTCGGCGCCGCGGCGCTGGCCGTGGTCGGCGTCGCCGCCGTCGTCATCCGCCGCCGCGGAGGGCTGGTGATCGGATTCGTGGCGTCGGTGGTCGCCTTTCTCGCGCTGTTGCTCATCTTCGACAAGCCCTATCAGCCGCGATATCTCCTACCGGCGATTCCTGCGATCGGCGTGCTCGTGGCCGCGGCATTCGACGCCGCGCCGCGGATTCCGCTGCGGAGTCTGGCCGCCACGGGAGTCGCGCTGGTGGTGTTGGTCGGGCCGGTCGTGGCGAGTCGCGCCTATTTCACCGACTACGTGCGGGGCGACTACCGATCGATCACCACGACCATCGAGAGTCTCGCGCGGCCCGGGCGCCCCGGCATTGACCAGACGAAATTCCGCGACGCCGTCGTGCTTGCCGGTCCGTGGCAGGGGTGGTTCTGGCGGCACTACTTCCCCGACTTCCTGGATAAGGTCGATGTCTGGCTCCTCCCCGACGAGGTGCCGCCGGCCGTGGACTTCTTGGAGGTCGAACGCAAGCTGGGGCAGGCGGCTCGGAACCACAACCGCGTGTGGGTGGTGCTGGCGGGGCTGGAGCAGGCGGATCCCCGGAATCTCACGGAGACCTGGCTCACGCGCCACTTGTGGCAGGCGCGCTCCGAGGTCTACCGCAACGGCGTGCTCCAGCTGTACATGACGCATGTCTACGACTTCGTAGAGCGCGTTGGTCAAATCAATGTCAACGACGACTTCGAGATGGCCGAAATGTGGTTCACCGGCCATCGCAAAGACCAGGGTCCGCGGGAGGCCGGCGACGGCATGCGATTCAGCATCCGCTTGGAGATGCCGGCGCCGGTCGACTACGACTTGCGGATCCGCGTGTGGGTGGAAGGCCCGACCGGCGCGGTCTACTCCAAGGAATTCCACGCGCAGAACTTTGCCGGGCAACGCACCTCGGCCTGGTCGCCCGGCGAGATCCACGAAGTCCGAACCGGGCTTTGGATTCCAGCCGACGCGCCTCCCGGCACTTACCAGACCTTCATGGGCTTTGTGGGACCCGAGGGCGAGGGTTTGCCGGTGTTAGGTGAATTCGCCCTGCGGTCGTATGTCGGCCAAAAGGGCTTGTGGCTCGGCCGGACGGTCTTTGTGCCGCCGTCACTCGACGGGCAACGTTGA
- a CDS encoding glycosyltransferase family 4 protein, translating into MPAPTRRILFVTAEFPPRRGGIADHVIRLRSSLEDLGARTYVATEAVSQDSPVDRVYRLAPNPWCRQIVSVLRLVRRFRNDIVHIQYQAGAFDSALQAPLMPWALRLMGFGGLVVVTFHDLAEPFVFPRAGRLRRRVVDLLRGWADVCIYVDALDRACVSARIPGEWRRSQYIPAGPTIEPPPSLGTRDEARRDLGLPADAFLIGFFGFRQAGKGLEVLAAAMRNPALTKCGARLALIGGAGPDIGARRAAAPVPPSTFAGVSVLEPGYLEAPDISRWLRACDVAALPYDDGLSTRRGSFMVAAAHGLPVVTTTPVRPDLLDVRPGEVAFTPVRDPESLAAALVRVRDDPEYRSTLEAGSQAVARRYSWRRIARQTLDAYGG; encoded by the coding sequence GTGCCCGCGCCAACGCGCCGAATTCTCTTCGTCACCGCCGAGTTCCCACCGCGCCGCGGTGGGATTGCCGATCACGTGATCCGCCTGCGCTCGTCGCTCGAGGATCTGGGCGCGCGGACCTACGTTGCCACCGAGGCCGTGTCGCAGGACAGTCCCGTCGACCGCGTCTACCGCCTGGCGCCGAATCCCTGGTGCCGCCAAATCGTCAGTGTTCTTCGGCTGGTCCGGCGATTTCGGAACGACATCGTGCATATTCAATACCAGGCCGGGGCGTTCGACTCGGCGCTGCAAGCGCCGCTCATGCCCTGGGCGCTGCGCCTGATGGGCTTTGGCGGATTGGTCGTCGTCACGTTTCACGATCTGGCAGAGCCGTTTGTGTTTCCCCGCGCGGGCCGGTTGCGCCGACGGGTCGTGGATCTGCTGCGCGGCTGGGCGGACGTCTGCATTTACGTCGACGCCCTCGATCGCGCGTGCGTGAGTGCTCGCATCCCGGGCGAGTGGCGTCGATCCCAGTACATTCCGGCGGGACCGACCATTGAGCCCCCACCGTCGTTGGGAACGCGTGACGAGGCTCGCCGCGACCTGGGCCTGCCGGCGGACGCCTTTCTCATCGGCTTCTTTGGTTTCCGGCAGGCGGGGAAGGGGCTGGAAGTGCTGGCGGCCGCGATGCGAAATCCGGCCCTAACGAAATGCGGCGCGCGGCTCGCGCTGATCGGGGGCGCCGGCCCGGATATCGGCGCTCGGCGGGCGGCAGCCCCGGTGCCGCCGTCCACGTTTGCCGGCGTGAGTGTGCTGGAACCGGGGTACCTGGAGGCTCCCGACATCTCGCGGTGGCTGCGCGCCTGCGACGTTGCGGCGCTGCCCTATGACGATGGACTCTCGACGCGCCGTGGATCGTTCATGGTTGCCGCGGCTCACGGACTGCCTGTCGTCACGACGACTCCCGTGCGGCCCGACCTGCTGGATGTGCGCCCCGGCGAGGTGGCGTTTACGCCGGTGCGCGATCCCGAGTCACTGGCGGCGGCGCTGGTTCGAGTTCGAGACGACCCTGAGTACCGATCGACGCTTGAGGCGGGATCACAAGCCGTGGCCCGCCGCTATTCGTGGCGCCGCATCGCCCGTCAGACGCTCGATGCCTACGGCGGCTAG
- a CDS encoding glycosyltransferase family 2 protein: MLAPPRRIGLTHAMRASAVVVTHQSAGHIGACLEALQADGAGELEVIVVDNRSSDGTAEQVRAQFPAVTLHVTHRNIGYGAAANIGIGLVTGDPILVLNADAIIERGTIAAVRARLEADPSLGCVSPVHLDADGSSRSPARAFPSIGAALADGTMLERWLRGSAVLRSYYRDAAVPDAPPDWLDGACLAFRARALRDVGGFDAGYFMYSEELDLHRALRAAGWICAVEETARVRHVGSASAGRDLVARERNFFRSRYRFAGKMWGRPFAVFLRLFVALVNLVRLAEQLLRLLLGRGAPSPRAEAGRIARVTLWQWFGWRR, from the coding sequence GTGCTGGCGCCGCCGCGCCGCATCGGGTTGACCCACGCCATGCGGGCGTCCGCGGTTGTGGTGACGCACCAATCGGCGGGTCATATCGGCGCGTGCCTCGAGGCGCTGCAGGCCGACGGTGCTGGCGAGCTCGAAGTCATCGTGGTTGACAACCGGTCAAGCGACGGCACCGCCGAACAGGTGCGCGCGCAGTTTCCGGCGGTGACGCTGCACGTCACCCACCGGAACATCGGCTATGGCGCCGCTGCAAACATCGGCATCGGCCTTGTCACCGGCGATCCCATCCTGGTCCTGAACGCCGACGCGATCATCGAGCGCGGGACGATCGCCGCCGTCCGAGCCCGCCTCGAGGCCGACCCCAGCCTCGGGTGCGTGAGTCCGGTTCACCTTGACGCCGACGGCAGCAGCCGTTCGCCGGCCCGCGCGTTTCCCTCCATCGGCGCCGCGCTTGCGGACGGCACGATGCTGGAGCGCTGGCTGCGAGGCTCGGCCGTGCTGCGGTCCTACTATCGCGACGCCGCCGTGCCCGACGCGCCCCCGGATTGGCTCGACGGCGCCTGTCTCGCGTTCCGCGCGCGCGCCTTGCGCGATGTCGGCGGATTCGACGCGGGGTATTTCATGTATTCGGAGGAGCTCGATCTGCACCGGGCGCTGCGGGCGGCTGGATGGATCTGCGCCGTCGAGGAAACAGCTCGGGTGCGGCATGTGGGCAGCGCGTCGGCGGGACGCGATCTTGTGGCCCGTGAGCGCAATTTCTTCCGGAGTCGCTATCGGTTTGCGGGCAAGATGTGGGGGCGCCCCTTCGCCGTGTTTCTGCGCCTATTCGTGGCCCTCGTGAATCTTGTCAGGCTGGCCGAGCAGCTCCTGCGGTTGCTGCTGGGGCGCGGTGCGCCCTCACCGCGCGCCGAGGCTGGGCGCATCGCGCGCGTCACGCTGTGGCAGTGGTTCGGCTGGCGCCGGTAG
- a CDS encoding glycosyltransferase family 2 protein — translation MSRPAPLSAIVIAAGEAANIEPCLRTLAWCDERLVLDAFSADGTPSAAPAGTRVVERRFTTFAAQRQDALARAAYDWVFFVDADERVSDALAAEVRARAGREAHAAYDVPRLNRIFGHWMRGSGWAPDHQLRVMDRRRVSYPVERAVHEVPDVDGSIGVIEAPLVHHSYRTIREFRRRQRRYARMEANSLYRAGVRRRRTAVVAQPLREIRRRLVEYNGYRDGWVGLQLALLMAEYEWRLQRGLARCWRRRAASG, via the coding sequence GTGAGTCGCCCCGCGCCGCTGAGCGCAATCGTGATCGCCGCGGGCGAGGCGGCCAACATCGAGCCGTGCCTGCGAACGCTTGCCTGGTGCGACGAGCGCCTGGTGTTGGACGCGTTCAGCGCCGACGGCACGCCGTCGGCCGCCCCGGCCGGAACCCGCGTGGTCGAACGCCGCTTCACCACGTTCGCGGCCCAGCGGCAGGACGCCCTGGCCCGCGCCGCTTACGACTGGGTGTTTTTCGTCGACGCCGACGAGCGTGTGTCCGACGCGCTGGCCGCGGAAGTGCGCGCCCGCGCGGGCCGCGAGGCCCACGCGGCCTACGACGTCCCGCGCCTGAATCGAATCTTTGGCCACTGGATGCGCGGCAGCGGTTGGGCGCCCGACCATCAATTGCGCGTGATGGACCGTCGACGTGTGAGTTACCCGGTCGAGCGCGCGGTGCATGAAGTGCCCGACGTCGACGGTAGCATCGGGGTGATCGAGGCGCCGCTGGTTCACCACAGCTACCGCACGATCCGCGAGTTTCGCCGCCGGCAGCGGCGCTACGCGCGGATGGAGGCAAATAGCCTGTACCGGGCCGGCGTGCGCCGCCGCCGCACGGCGGTTGTGGCGCAACCCTTGCGTGAAATCCGGCGCCGATTGGTCGAATACAACGGCTATCGCGACGGCTGGGTGGGCCTGCAGTTGGCGCTGCTGATGGCCGAATACGAGTGGCGCCTCCAGCGCGGACTGGCCCGGTGCTGGCGCCGCCGCGCCGCATCGGGTTGA
- a CDS encoding glycosyltransferase family 2 protein: MVDAVVVAHGSGARARRCINALRHSSRPPGRIALVDTSADGAALAAVSDAGPWVTSIARPDNPGYGAAANDGIAATDSAYVLVMNDDVFVDGDAIEHLVKHAESSPDVACVGPDFRDLDGSPQEGAFRFPGVAQAAIDAWPAPAWLRRGRLNGRVAADGVPVDIDHPLGACMLLRRLAVDLIGGFSPDYWLYCEEIDLCRRLKDYGWRVAHLPAARVWHVGGASTSEQPDRMLAQLYRSRVRWYRTHAPPPVAGMALAAMRWGLRARSAMDEAAGRSVTGVRGALEALDES, from the coding sequence ATGGTTGACGCGGTCGTTGTGGCCCATGGCAGCGGCGCTCGAGCGCGCCGCTGCATCAATGCGCTGCGCCACAGCTCGCGGCCGCCGGGGCGGATCGCGCTCGTCGACACGTCGGCCGACGGCGCCGCGCTGGCGGCGGTGAGCGACGCCGGGCCGTGGGTGACCTCCATCGCGCGCCCGGACAACCCCGGCTACGGCGCGGCCGCGAATGACGGCATCGCCGCCACGGACTCGGCCTACGTGCTCGTCATGAACGACGACGTGTTCGTGGATGGCGACGCCATCGAGCACCTCGTGAAGCACGCCGAATCGTCGCCTGATGTCGCGTGCGTCGGCCCCGATTTCAGGGATCTCGACGGATCGCCTCAGGAGGGGGCGTTTCGCTTCCCCGGCGTGGCGCAAGCGGCCATCGACGCCTGGCCCGCGCCGGCGTGGCTGCGGCGCGGGCGTCTGAACGGGCGCGTCGCGGCGGATGGCGTCCCCGTGGACATCGATCATCCGCTGGGCGCCTGCATGCTGCTGCGGCGGCTGGCTGTCGACTTGATCGGTGGCTTCTCGCCCGACTATTGGCTGTATTGCGAGGAGATCGACCTCTGCCGGCGGCTGAAGGACTACGGCTGGCGCGTGGCGCACCTGCCGGCGGCTCGGGTGTGGCATGTCGGCGGCGCGAGCACCAGTGAACAGCCGGATCGCATGCTGGCGCAGCTCTACCGGAGCCGGGTGCGCTGGTACCGCACGCACGCGCCGCCGCCGGTGGCTGGGATGGCGTTGGCGGCGATGCGTTGGGGGCTGCGCGCAAGATCGGCCATGGATGAAGCCGCCGGCCGGTCGGTGACTGGCGTCCGCGGCGCGCTAGAGGCCCTCGACGAATCGTGA
- the rplL gene encoding 50S ribosomal protein L7/L12, which produces MATISKDDILSAIDSMTVIELSELVEALKEKYNVTGAPMAIAAAPAADGANGAAAEAEQTEFTVHLESSGQQKIQVIKAVREITGLGLREAKGVVDAAPGPVKEGVSKDEGDQIVAKLAEVGATAELR; this is translated from the coding sequence ATGGCCACGATCAGCAAGGACGACATTCTCAGCGCGATCGACTCCATGACGGTGATCGAGCTCAGCGAGCTGGTGGAGGCGCTGAAGGAGAAATACAACGTCACCGGAGCGCCGATGGCTATCGCCGCGGCGCCGGCGGCCGATGGCGCCAACGGCGCGGCGGCCGAGGCGGAGCAGACCGAGTTCACCGTGCACCTGGAGTCTTCCGGTCAGCAGAAGATCCAGGTCATCAAGGCCGTGCGCGAGATCACGGGACTGGGCCTGCGCGAGGCCAAGGGCGTGGTCGACGCGGCGCCGGGTCCGGTGAAGGAAGGCGTCTCGAAGGACGAGGGCGACCAGATCGTCGCCAAGCTTGCCGAGGTGGGCGCCACCGCCGAGCTGCGCTAA
- the rplJ gene encoding 50S ribosomal protein L10 translates to MATKAEKVEIVDALSSALADAPLSIVAGYSELTVSDMQALRRQMRETGAKFRVVKNSLAILAARQSNAEHLEPFFHGQTAFAFSGEDVIGTARALRGFTASNPKMEIRGGVAGGQALDTDRIARLASLFGVEQLQSELVWSIESPISGLVHTLAGTIHGLVYALQERVEQLQPHAEGA, encoded by the coding sequence ATGGCCACCAAGGCCGAAAAGGTCGAAATCGTCGACGCGCTGTCGTCGGCGCTGGCGGACGCGCCGCTGAGCATCGTGGCCGGATATAGCGAGCTCACGGTGTCGGACATGCAGGCGCTGCGCCGCCAAATGCGCGAAACCGGCGCGAAGTTTCGCGTGGTGAAGAACTCGCTGGCGATCCTGGCGGCGCGCCAGAGTAACGCCGAGCACCTGGAGCCGTTTTTTCACGGCCAGACCGCGTTCGCGTTCAGTGGCGAGGACGTCATTGGCACCGCGCGGGCCTTGCGGGGATTCACTGCCTCGAATCCCAAGATGGAGATTCGCGGCGGTGTGGCCGGAGGGCAGGCGCTTGACACCGATCGCATCGCGCGGCTGGCCTCGCTGTTCGGGGTCGAGCAGTTGCAATCGGAGTTGGTTTGGTCAATCGAAAGCCCGATTTCCGGCCTGGTGCACACCCTGGCCGGCACGATTCACGGATTGGTTTACGCCTTGCAGGAACGCGTCGAACAACTGCAACCACACGCGGAAGGAGCGTGA
- the rplA gene encoding 50S ribosomal protein L1 translates to MPRHGKRYRQAAEMVDSEARLSISDAVDQLVQFPPAKFDETVELHMRLGVDPTHQDQQVRGTLSLPHGTGRSIRVIAFATGDGAEEAREAGADEIGTDELAKRIQGGWLDFEAAVAMPDTMRIIGPLGRILGPRGLMPNARAGTVTNDVGRVVKDLKAGRVEFRVERLANVHVRAGKVSMGAAALKENIAAIVDAIVQARPAAAKGTYLLSATLTTTMGPGVSMDVSRIHEEAAALAA, encoded by the coding sequence ATGCCGCGTCACGGCAAACGCTACCGGCAGGCGGCGGAGATGGTGGACTCCGAGGCCAGGCTTTCGATCTCGGACGCCGTCGATCAGCTGGTGCAGTTTCCGCCCGCCAAGTTCGACGAAACCGTCGAGTTGCACATGCGGCTCGGCGTGGACCCCACCCACCAGGATCAGCAGGTGCGCGGCACGCTGTCCCTGCCGCACGGCACGGGGCGGTCGATCCGGGTGATCGCCTTCGCCACCGGCGATGGGGCCGAGGAAGCGCGTGAGGCGGGGGCCGACGAGATTGGCACCGACGAGCTGGCCAAGCGCATCCAAGGCGGGTGGCTCGACTTCGAGGCGGCGGTCGCCATGCCCGACACCATGCGCATCATCGGCCCGTTGGGGCGGATTCTCGGTCCGCGCGGGCTCATGCCCAACGCGCGGGCGGGCACCGTGACCAACGACGTGGGCCGGGTCGTCAAGGACCTCAAGGCCGGACGCGTCGAGTTTCGCGTCGAGCGTTTGGCCAACGTGCACGTGCGCGCCGGCAAGGTGTCGATGGGCGCCGCAGCGCTCAAGGAGAACATCGCGGCGATCGTGGACGCCATTGTCCAGGCTCGACCCGCCGCGGCCAAGGGCACCTATCTGCTCTCCGCCACGCTCACCACAACCATGGGACCGGGCGTCTCGATGGACGTGTCCCGCATTCACGAGGAGGCCGCCGCGCTGGCCGCCTGA
- the rplK gene encoding 50S ribosomal protein L11 translates to MARRLRSIVKLQLAAGQATPAPPVGPALGSHGVNIVEFTKQYNERTKDQMGSVIPVEISVYEDRSFTFITKTPPVSDLLRKAAGVEKGAAVPHEEVVGTITRRQLREIAETKMPDLNAYDVESAERVIEGTARSMGVLVEG, encoded by the coding sequence ATGGCGCGAAGGCTCCGATCCATTGTGAAGTTGCAGCTTGCCGCGGGGCAGGCCACGCCGGCGCCGCCGGTTGGTCCGGCGCTGGGCAGCCACGGCGTCAACATCGTCGAGTTCACCAAGCAGTACAACGAGCGCACCAAGGACCAGATGGGCTCGGTGATACCCGTCGAGATCTCGGTGTACGAGGACCGCTCGTTTACCTTCATCACCAAGACGCCGCCGGTGTCCGATCTCCTGCGCAAGGCCGCAGGGGTTGAGAAGGGCGCGGCCGTTCCGCACGAGGAAGTGGTCGGCACCATCACCCGGCGCCAGCTGCGCGAGATTGCCGAGACCAAGATGCCTGACCTCAACGCCTATGACGTCGAGTCCGCCGAGCGCGTAATCGAAGGCACCGCCCGCAGCATGGGCGTGCTGGTGGAGGGCTAG
- the nusG gene encoding transcription termination/antitermination protein NusG gives MTTAAREDDGWFVINTYSGYEGKVKDNLEHRVVSMDASDKIFDVIVPTEEIEEVKHGQRRRVKRKMYPGYVLVRMVLDDESWLVVRNTPGVVNFVGSGNRPTRLPPEEADVIFKQMEGETPRPEVRIQAGERVKIIDGPFTDFFGTVDEVLDEKERLRVLVSFFGRETPVELDFLQVEKQSGGPVAGAGG, from the coding sequence GTGACGACCGCCGCCCGTGAGGACGACGGCTGGTTCGTGATCAACACCTACTCGGGCTACGAGGGCAAGGTGAAGGACAACCTGGAGCACCGCGTAGTCTCCATGGACGCCTCGGACAAGATCTTCGACGTGATCGTGCCGACCGAGGAAATCGAAGAGGTCAAGCACGGCCAGCGCCGCCGCGTGAAGCGCAAGATGTATCCCGGCTACGTGCTGGTGCGCATGGTGCTTGACGACGAGTCGTGGCTCGTCGTGCGCAATACGCCGGGCGTGGTGAACTTCGTCGGCTCGGGCAATCGCCCCACGCGGCTGCCGCCCGAGGAAGCGGACGTGATCTTCAAGCAGATGGAGGGCGAGACCCCGCGTCCCGAGGTCCGCATCCAGGCCGGAGAGCGCGTCAAGATCATCGACGGCCCGTTCACAGATTTCTTCGGCACCGTGGACGAAGTGCTCGACGAGAAGGAGCGCTTGCGCGTGCTTGTATCCTTCTTTGGCCGCGAAACCCCGGTCGAGCTGGACTTTCTCCAGGTGGAGAAGCAAAGCGGCGGCCCGGTGGCCGGGGCCGGAGGCTAG
- the secE gene encoding preprotein translocase subunit SecE — protein sequence MARLPGGAFIRDAYAELRKAHWPTREQTIRLTGLVVAISLLMAMLLGLADFVFAELFDVVVA from the coding sequence TTGGCGCGGCTTCCGGGCGGGGCGTTCATTCGCGACGCCTACGCCGAGCTGCGCAAGGCGCACTGGCCCACCCGCGAGCAGACCATCCGGCTCACCGGACTGGTGGTCGCCATCAGCCTGCTCATGGCGATGCTGCTCGGGCTGGCCGACTTTGTATTCGCCGAGCTGTTCGACGTCGTCGTGGCCTAG
- the rpmG gene encoding 50S ribosomal protein L33 translates to MPRRGDRLVITLECTDCGSRGYVSSKNRRNDPDRMELSKYCARCREHRRHRETR, encoded by the coding sequence ATGCCCCGACGCGGTGATCGACTTGTCATAACGCTCGAATGCACGGACTGCGGCAGCCGTGGCTATGTGTCGAGCAAGAACCGGCGCAACGACCCGGATCGCATGGAGCTGAGCAAGTACTGCGCGCGCTGCCGCGAACATCGACGCCATCGTGAGACTCGTTAG